From the genome of Lotus japonicus ecotype B-129 chromosome 6, LjGifu_v1.2, one region includes:
- the LOC130727012 gene encoding heat shock cognate 70 kDa protein 1-like yields MYFPAASPTSQVYKFVFYAYKFIACLSLNSFTFWNPKDQIFSVLCSLVVKLCHGNREKCKAIGIDLGTTNSCVAVWRNNHVEIIPNDQGRRTTPSCVAFTDTQRLVGDAAIKQLDLNPHNTIFDVKRLIRRRFSDQSVQQDMKLWPFKVVPGARDKPLIAVTYKGEERKLAAEEISSMVLLKLKEVAEAYLGHEVTRAVITVPAYFNNSQRQATKDAGEIAGFNVVRIMNEPTAAAITYALNKKERIEGKQNVLVYDLGGGTLDVSLVTLEDGMIEVKATVGDTHLGGVDFSNNLVNNIVDAFKRNKTKDISENAEAMRMLTSACEKAKRALCYDSSTLILLKSLLEGIDLHVPVTREDFEFLNMDMFNGCMETVEKCLVEAKIDKSEVHEVVLVGGSTRIPMVRQLLNDMFYCGYDLVSGLCNVINPDEAVAYGAAVRAAMLNGEVEDMLLMDVVAHSVGVEINGGVMSVVVPRNTMLPTKNERAFSINFNDQNCSYYLSYVRDTFQDCHNLPNEQLSTILGPIYDRIESISLHGYKLRRRCRANWNSESGIRVLIKVYEGEESRTNDNLFLGEIEVPALPQINVCFEVDSGGIVKVTAEGKTMRLEGRLSAEEIGRDAEWYKEKDTFEFSAHEMSNRLKKLENSAYETSNSLKKLEKGLEVVLESIDI; encoded by the exons ATGTATTTTCCTGCTGCTTCACCAACTTCCCAAGTCTATAAGTTTGTTTTCTATGCCTATAAGTTCATTGCTTGTCTCAGTCTTAACTCATTCACATTTTGGAATCCCAAAGACCAGATTTTCTCTGTTCTTTGCTCTCTAGTGGTTAAGCTCTGCCATGGCAACCGGGAAAAATGCAAAGCCATAGGCATTGACCTTGGCACAACCAATAGCTGTGTTGCCGTGTGGAGAAACAACCATGTCGAGATCATTCCAAATGACCAAGGCAGACGCACCACCCCTTCCTGCGTTGCCTTCACTGACACTCAAAGGTTAGTGGGTGATGCTGCCATCAAGCAATTAGACCTGAATCCACACAACACCATTTTTGATGTCAAGCGTTTGATCCGTCGGCGATTCTCTGACCAATCAGTTCAGCAAGACATGAAGCTATGGCCTTTCAAGGTTGTCCCTGGCGCCAGAGACAAGCCCCTTATTGCAGTAACTTACAAAGGTGAAGAGAGAAAGCTTGCAGCTGAGGAGATATCTTCCATGGTGTTGTTAAAGCTGAAGGAGGTTGCTGAAGCTTATCTGGGACATGAAGTGACACGTGCTGTGATCACTGTCCCTGCTTACTTCAACAACTCACAGAGGCAGGCCACTAAGGATGCAGGGGAAATTGCTGGTTTCAATGTGGTGAGGATCATGAATGAGCCAACTGCAGCTGCTATTACTTATGCGTTGAACAAGAAGGAACGGATAGAGGGTAAGCAGAATGTGCTGGTATATGATCTTGGTGGTGGTACTTTGGATGTTTCCTTGGTGACTCTTGAAGATGGGATGATTGAGGTTAAGGCCACAGTTGGAGATACCCATTTGGGTGGTGTGGATTTCAGTAACAATTTGGTGAACAATATTGTGGATGCGTTCAAGAGAAATAAAACCAAGGACATCAGTGAGAATGCCGAAGCCATGAGGATGTTAACTTCAGCGTGTGAAAAAGCAAAGAGGGCATTGTGTTACGATTCCAGTACCCTCATTTTGCTTAAATCTCTGTTGGAAGGGATTGATCTACATGTCCCTGTTACGAGGGAGGATTTTGAGTTTTTGAACATGGATATGTTCAATGGGTGCATGGAGACAGTGGAGAAGTGCCTGGTTGAGGCAAAAATTGATAAAAGTGAAGTCCATGAGGTTGTTCTCGTAGGGGGATCTACTAGAATTCCAATGGTTAGGCAATTGTTGAATGACATGTTCTACTGTGGGTATGATTTAGTCTCAGGGCTTTGCAATGTTATCAATCCTGATGAAGCTGTGGCATATGGTGCAGCGGTCCGGGCAGCGATGTTGAACGGTGAGGTGGAAGACATGTTATTGATGGATGTTGTGGCACACAGTGTTGGAGTTGAGATAAATGGTGGTGTTATGTCTGTGGTGGTTCCAAGGAATACCATGCTCCCCACCAAGAATGAGAGAGCTTTCTCCATCAATTTTAATGATCAGAATTGTAGTTACTACCTTAGTTACGTGCGCGATACTTTTCAAGACTGTCACAATCTTCCAAACGAGCAACTCTCCACGATACTTGGTCCGATATATG aTAGAATAGAGTCCATCTCCCTCCATGGCTACAAACTGAGACGCAGATGTAGAGCTAACTGGAACTCAGAGTCCGGTATTAGAGTTTTGATCAAAGTGTACGAAGGAGAAGAAAGCAGGACTAATGACAACTTGTTCCTCGGGGAGATAGAGGTGCCAGCGTTGCCTCAGATCAATGTTTGTTTTGAAGTAGATTCTGGTGGCATTGTGAAGGTCACTGCAGAAGGTAAGACCATGAGGTTGGAAGGAAGGCTAAGCGCGGAAGAGATAGGAAGAGATGCAGAGTGGTATAAGGAGAAGGACACGTTTGAGTTTTCTGCTCATGAGATGAGCAACAGATTGAAGAAGCTTGAGAATTCTGCTTATGAGACGAGTAACAGTTTGAAGAAGCTTGAGAAGGGTTTGGAGGTTGTGTTGGAGTCCATAGATATATAG